One Miscanthus floridulus cultivar M001 chromosome 11, ASM1932011v1, whole genome shotgun sequence DNA window includes the following coding sequences:
- the LOC136491790 gene encoding uncharacterized protein produces the protein MYHLFSSYSYNYSESGNTYVHEKTASRRGRFSKRRRHNYDAYTTVDYGGDNKETVAASTEPTAVFTDVGRVNGTSVERFRSAVSGRRANILGEITQIDTRSLLLEKAKATVCEKLQELNITSSSRFAERRGSEGKLYPCDNNIKVNGVLSDKPGKGVKLCNSRSMEIQVPATDDKNPEQRRVPVSIDVPDPDFHDFDKDRTEKAFDSDQVWATYDSEDGMPRLYVMVQKVLSMRPFRIRMSFLNSKSNIELAPINWVASGFQKTCGDFRVGRYQVSKTVNIFSHKVSWTKGPRGIIRIVPQKGDTWALYRNWSPDWNELTPDDVIYKYEIVEVIDDFTEEQGLTVIPLLKVAGFKAVFHRHMDPKEVRRIPKEELFQFSHRVPSRLLTGEEGNNAPKGCHELDPAATPVDLLKVITELKEDTVAQTAKYEGGNSEH, from the exons atgtaccacttatttAGCAG CTACAGCTACAACTATTCTGAAAGCGGCAATACATATGTCCATGAGAAAACTGCTTCAAGGCGCGGTCGCTTCTCAAAGCGGAGAAGGCATAATTATGATGCTTACACTACTGTGGATTATGGTGGTGATAACAAAGAAACAGTTGCCGCAAGCACAGAACCAACTGCTGTTTTCACTGATGTGGGACGGGTCAATGGTACTTCAGTGGAAAGGTTTAGATCTGCAGTTAGTGGAAGAAGAGCAAATATTCTGGGTGAGATTACCCAGATTGATACACGAAGTCTACTTCTTGAGAAAGCCAAGGCAACTGTCTGTGAAAAATTGCAGGAGTTAAACATCACATCATCTTCACGATTTGCAgagagaagaggatctgaagGAAAGCTATATCCTTGTGACAACAACATAAAGGTCAATGGTGTCCTCTCTGACAAACCTGGCAAGGGAGTCAAGCTATGCAACTCAAGAAGCATGGAAATCCAAGTGCCTGCTACTGATGACAAGAATCCAGAGCAGCGCCGTGTACCTGTGTCAATTGATGTCCCAGACCCTGACTTCCATGATTTTGATAAAGATCGAACGGAGAAGGCTTTTGATAGTGATCAAGTATGGGCTACATATGACAGCGAGGATGGCATGCCTCGCCTATATGTAATGGTTCAGAAAGTTCTTTCAATGAGGCCTTTCCGGATCCGCATGAGTTTTCTCAACTCAAAGTCAAATATTGAACTGGCACCTATAAACTGGGTCGCCTCTGGTTTCCAGAAGACATGTGGTGATTTCAGGGTCGGAAGATATCAGGTCAGCAAAACGGTCAACATATTTTCACACAAAGTGAGCTGGACTAAAGGTCCCCGTGGCATCATCAGGATTGTTCCCCAGAAAGGGGATACATGGGCCTTGTACCGTAACTGGTCTCCTGATTGGAATGAGCTTACGCCTGATGATGTGATATACAAGTATGAGATAGTAGAAGTCATTGATGATTTCACCGAGGAGCAAGGGCTGACTGTCATCCCATTGCTGAAGGTTGCCGGATTCAAAGCTGTCTTCCACAGACACATGGATCCCAAGGAGGTCAGGAGGATACCAAAGGAAGAGCTGTTCCAGTTCTCGCATCGAGTTCCTTCTCGTCTTCTGACCGGTGAAGAAGGCAACAATGCCCCAAAAGGTTGCCATGAGCTGGACCCTGCTGCAACTCCAGTGGACCTTCTTAAGGTTATCACGGAGCTCAAGGAAGACACGGTGGCGCAGACTGCT